From one Cynocephalus volans isolate mCynVol1 chromosome X, mCynVol1.pri, whole genome shotgun sequence genomic stretch:
- the CCDC120 gene encoding coiled-coil domain-containing protein 120 isoform X2, with the protein MEVKAALFGEAAPQVKSERLRGLLDRQRALQEALSLKLQELRKVCLQEAELTGHLPPECPLEPGERPQLVRRRLPAARAYPPPHPNPAHHSLCPAEELALEALEREVSVQQQITAAARRLALAPELSAEQRRRRRQVQADALRRLHELEEQLRDIRARLGLPVLPPPQPLPLSTGAVLSAQGVCLGTRLAQLSQEDVVLHSESSSLSESGASHDNEEPRACFSVAERPSPPKAWDQLRAVSGGSPERRTPWKPPPSDLYGDLKSRRNSVASPTSPTRSLPRSASSFEGRSVPATPVLARGTGPQLCKPEGLHSRQWSGSQDSQMGFPRADPASDRASLFAARTRRSNSSEALLVDRAAGGGAGSPPTPLAPPAAGPPVCKSSEVLYERPQPTPAFSSRTTGPPDPPRAARPSSAAPASRGAPRLPPVCGDFLLDYSLDRGLPRGSGGAGWGELLPTPEVPGPLTRRDGLLTMLPGPPPVYTADGSSPLLRSKDPHTRGTRIKPCGLPPDAAEGPEVHPNPLLWMPPPTRIPLAGERSGHKNLALEGLRDWYIRNSGLAAGPQRRPVLPHVGPPHPPFLQARCYEVGQALYGAPSQAPLPHSRSFTAPPVSGRYYADFLYPPELSARLSDLTLEGEQSSSSDPQTPGTLV; encoded by the exons ATGGAAGTCAAAG CTGCCCTATTTGGAGAGGCTGCCCCCCAGGTGAAGTCAGAGCGTCTTCGGGGGCTGCTTGACCGGCAGCGGGCCCTGCAGGAGGCCCTGAGCCTGAAACTCCAGGAGCTCCGCAAAGTGTGTCTCCAGGAGGCG GAGCTGACTGGCCACCTGCCCCCTGAGTGTCCACTGGAACCTGGAGAACGGCCCCAGTTGGTCCGCCGGCGGCTCCCGGCAGCCCGTGCCTACCCTCCACCACATCCCAACCCAGCGCACCACTCCTTGTGCCCTGCTGAG GAACTGGCTCTTGAGGCCTTGGAGCGCGAGGTGTCCGTGCAGCAGCAGATCACAGCAGCTGCCCGCCGCCTGGCCCTGGCCCCTGAGCTGAGCGCCGAGCAGCGCCGGCGCCGGCGCCAGGTCCAGGCAGATGCACTGCGGAGGCTGCATGAGCTGGAGGAGCAACTTAGGGACATCCGGGCCCGCCTTGGCCTCCCGGTGCTCCCGCCACCCCAGCCATTGCCACTGTCCACGGGGGCAGTTCTCTCCGCCCAGGGAGTGTGCCTGGGCACGCGCCTAGCTCAGCTCAGCCAAG AGGATGTTGTTCTGCACTCGGAGAGCAGCTCCCTCTCAGAGTCTGGGGCCAGCCATGATAATG AGGAGCCCCGTGCCTGCTTCTCTGTGGCCGAGCGCCCCTCACCACCCAAGGCCTGGGACCAGCTTCGGGCAGTGTCTGGAGGAAGCCCTGAGCGGCGAACGCCATGGAAACCACCCCCGTCAGATCTTTATGGGGACCTGAAGAGCCGGCGGAACTCAGTGGCCAGCCCTACCAG CCCCACACGCTCGCTGCCCAGGAGTGCCTCCAGTTTTGAGGGGCGAAGTGTGCCTGCTACCCCTGTCCTCGCCCGGGGCACTGGCCCCCAGCTCTGCAA ACCCGAAGGCCTGCACTCTCGCCAGTGGTCCGGCAGCCAGGACTCCCAGATGGGCTTCCCCCGGGCGGACCCTGCCTCCGATCGCGCCTCCCTCTTCGCAGCTCGCACCCGCCGCAGCAACAGCTCGGAGGCCCTGCTGGTAGACCGGGCAGCTGGTGGAGGAGCCGGCTCTCCACCTACCCCTCTGGCTCCCCCTGCTGCCGGCCCCCCAGTTTGCAAGAGCAGTGAGGTGCTGTATGAACGCCCCCAACCAACCCCTGCCTTCTCCTCCCGCACAACCGGTCCCCCAGACCCTCCCCGAGCTGCCCGGCCTAGCTCAGCTGCCCCTGCCTCCCGGGGAGCCCCCCGGCTCCCTCCTGTGTGTGGGGACTTCCTCTTGGACTATTCCCTGGACCGGGGCCTGCCCCGAGGTAGCGGCGGGGCAGGCTGGGGGGAGCTGCTGCCTACACCTGAGGTCCCAGGACCCCTCACCCGCCGGGATGGGCTCCTCACCATGCTCCCTGGCCCACCACCTGTGTACACAGCTGACggcagcagccccctcctccGCAGCAAGGACCCCCACACCCGGGGCACCCGCATCAAGCCCTGTGGCCTGCCCCCAGATGCTGCTGAGGGTCCAGAGGTGCATCCAAATCCTCTGCTGTGGATGCCCCCACCCACGCGTATCCCCCTGGCTGGGGAACGCAGTGGCCATAAGAACCTTGCCCTGGAGGGGCTGCGGGACTGGTACATCCGGAACTCAGGCCTGGCTGCGGGGCCCCAGCGCCGGCCTGTGCTTCCTCACGTGGGCCCGCCACACCCACCCTTCCTCCAGGCCCGCTGCTATGAGGTGGGCCAGGCGCTGTACGGGGCCCCCAGCCAGGCGCCACTCCCACACTCGAGGAGTTTCACGGCGCCCCCTGTCTCTGGCAG ATACTACGCGGACTTCCTGTACCCCCCGGAGCTGAGCGCTCGCTTAAGTGACCTGACGCTAGAGGGGGAACAGTCCTCCAGTTCTGACCCCCAGACCCCGGGGACATTGGTCTGA
- the PRAF2 gene encoding PRA1 family protein 2 yields the protein MSEVQLPPLRALDDFVLGSARLAAPDPHDPQRWCHRVINNLLYYQTNYLLCFGFGLALAGYVRPLHTLLSALVVVVALGVLVWAAETRAAVRRCRRSHPAACLAAVLAVGLLVLWAVGGACTFLLSIAGPVLLILVHASLRLRNLKNKIENKIESIGLKRTPMGLLLEALGQEQEAGS from the exons ATGTCGGAGGTGCAGCTGCCACCGCTACGCGCCTTGGACGACTTTGTTCTGGGGTCGGCGCGTCTGGCGGCTCCGGATCCACACGACCCGCAGCGATGGTGCCACCGCGTCATCAACAACCTCCTCTACTACCAAACCAACTACCTTCTCTGCTTCGGCTTCGGTCTCGCTCTGGCCGG GTACGTGCGCCCGCTGCACACGCTCCTAAGCGCGCTGGTAGTGGTGGTGGCCCTCGGCGTGCTGGTGTGGGCAGCTGAGACCCGCGCGGCCGTGCGCCGCTGCCGCCGCAGCCACCCCGCCGCCTGCCTGGCCGCAGTGCTTGCCGTCGGCCTCCTCGTTCTCTGGGCCGTGGGCGGCGCTTGCACCTTCCTGCTCAGCATCGCCGGGCCGGTGCTTC TGATCCTGGTGCACGCCTCGCTGCGTCTGCGCAACCTTAAGAACAAGATTGAGAACAAGATCGAGAGCATTGGTCTCAAGCGGACGCCAATGGGGCTGCTACTAGAGGCGTTGGGGCAAGAGCAGGAGGCTGGATCCTAG
- the TFE3 gene encoding transcription factor E3 isoform X1, producing the protein MSHAAEPARDGVEASAEGPRAVFVLLEERRPADSAQLLSLNSLLPESGIVADIELENILDPDSFYELKSQPLPLRSSLPISLQATPATPATPATLSASSSAGGSRTPAMSSSSSSRVLLRQQLMRAQAQEQERRERQEQAAAAPFPSPAPASPAISVVGVSAGGHTLSRPPPAQVPREVLKVQTHLENPTRYHLQQARRQQVKQYLSTTLGPKLASQALTPPPGPTSAQPLPAPETAHATGPTGSAPNSPMALLTIGSSSEKEIDDVIDEIISLESSYNDEMLSYLPGGTAGLQLPSTLPVSGNLLDVYSSQGVATPAITVSNSCPAELPNIKREISETEAKALLKERQKKDNHNLIERRRRFNINDRIKELGTLIPKSSDPEMRWNKGTILKASVDYIRKLQKEQQRSKDLESRQRSLEQANRSLQLRIQELELQAQIHGLPVPPTPGLLSLATTSASDSLKPEQLDIEEESRPGTVTFHVGGGSTQNAPHQQPPAPPSDALLDLHFPSDHLGDLGDPFHLGLEDILMEEEEGVVGGLSGGALSPLRAASDPLLSSVSPAVSKASSRRSSFSMEEES; encoded by the exons ATGTCTCATGCAGCCGAGCCAGCTCGGGACGGCGTAGAGGCCAGCGCGGAGGGCCCTCGAGCCGTGTTCGTGCTGTTGGAGGAGCGCAGGCCGGCCGACTCGGCCCAGCTGCTCAG CCTGAACTCTTTGCTTCCGGAATCCGGGATTGTTGCTGACATTGAATTAGAAAACATCCTTGATCCTGACAGTTTCTACGAGCTCAAAAGCCAACCCCTACCCCTACGTTCAAG CCTCCCAATATCACTGCAGGCCACACCAGCCACCCCAGCCACTCCAGCTACACTCTCTGCATCGTCTTCTGCAGGGGGCTCCAGGACCCCTGCCATGTCATCATCTTCTTCGTCGCGTGTCTTGCTGCGACAGCAGCTGATGCGGGCCCAGGCGCAAGAGCAGGAGAGGCGTGAGCGTCAGGAACAGGCTGCAGCTGCTCCCTTCCCCAGTCCTGCACCTGCCTCTCCTGCCATCTCTGTGGTTGGCGTTTCTGCTGGGGGCCACACATTAAGCCGTCCACCCCCTGCTCAGGTGCCTAGGGAGGTGCTTAAG GTGCAGACTCACCTAGAGAACCCAACGCGCTACCACCTGCAGCAGGCACGCCGGCAGCAGGTGAAACAGTACCTGTCTACCACACTTGGGCCCAAGCTGGCTTCCCAGGCCCTCACCCCACCACCAGGGCCCACGAGTGCCCAGCCATTGCCTGCCCCTGAGACTGCCCACGCTACCGGCCCCACAGGCAGTGCTCCCAACAGTCCCATGGCACTGCTCACCATTGGCTCCAGCTCAGAAAAGGAG ATTGATGATGTCATTGATGAGATCATCAGCCTGGAGTCCAGTTACAATGATGAGATGCTCAGCTATCTGCCCGGAGGCACCGCAGGGCTGCAGCTCCCCAGCACG CTGCCTGTGTCAGGGAATCTGCTTGATGTGTACAGCAGTCAGGGCGTGGCCACGCCAGCCATCACTGTCAGCAACTCCTGCCCAGCTGAGCTGCCCAACATCAAACGGGAGATCTCCG AGACTGAGGCAAAGGCCCTTTTGAAGGAACGGCAGAAGAAAGACAATCACAACCTCA TTGAGCGTCGCAGGCGATTCAACATTAACGATAGGATCAAAGAGCTGGGCACCCTCATCCCCAAGTCCAGTGACCC GGAGATGCGCTGGAACAAGGGCACCATTCTGAAGGCCTCTGTGGATTACATCCGCAAGTTGCAGAAGGAGCAACAGCGCTCCAAAGACCTGGAGAGCCGGCAGCGATCCCTGGAGCAGGCCAACCGCAGTCTGCAGCTCCGAATTCAG GAGCTAGAACTGCAAGCTCAGATCCATGGTCTGCCGGTACCTCCCACCCCAGGGCTACTCTCCCTGGCCACAACCTCGGCCTCTGACAGTCTCAAGCCAGAGCAGCTGGACATTGAGGAGGAGAGCAGGCCAGGCACAGTGACGTTTCATGTAGGGGGGGGATCTACCCAGAATGCTCCCCATCAGCAGCCCCCAGCACCACCCTCGGATGCCCTTCTGGACCTGCACTTTCCCAGTGATCACCTGGGGGACCTGGGAGACCCCTTCCACCTGGGGCTGGAGGACATTctgatggaggaggaggagggggtggtgggaggaCTGTCGGGGGGTGCCCTGTCCCCACTGCGGGCTGCCTCTGACCCCCTGCTCTCATCAGTATCCCCGGCTGTCTCCAAGGCCAGCAGCCGCCGCAGCAGCTTCAGCATGGAGGAGGAGTCCTGA
- the CCDC120 gene encoding coiled-coil domain-containing protein 120 isoform X1 has protein sequence MGREPRYQGQVGPDVDTDSMRALSSHQPLPLNSTRMEVKGQLISSPTFSAPAALFGEAAPQVKSERLRGLLDRQRALQEALSLKLQELRKVCLQEAELTGHLPPECPLEPGERPQLVRRRLPAARAYPPPHPNPAHHSLCPAEELALEALEREVSVQQQITAAARRLALAPELSAEQRRRRRQVQADALRRLHELEEQLRDIRARLGLPVLPPPQPLPLSTGAVLSAQGVCLGTRLAQLSQEDVVLHSESSSLSESGASHDNEEPRACFSVAERPSPPKAWDQLRAVSGGSPERRTPWKPPPSDLYGDLKSRRNSVASPTSPTRSLPRSASSFEGRSVPATPVLARGTGPQLCKPEGLHSRQWSGSQDSQMGFPRADPASDRASLFAARTRRSNSSEALLVDRAAGGGAGSPPTPLAPPAAGPPVCKSSEVLYERPQPTPAFSSRTTGPPDPPRAARPSSAAPASRGAPRLPPVCGDFLLDYSLDRGLPRGSGGAGWGELLPTPEVPGPLTRRDGLLTMLPGPPPVYTADGSSPLLRSKDPHTRGTRIKPCGLPPDAAEGPEVHPNPLLWMPPPTRIPLAGERSGHKNLALEGLRDWYIRNSGLAAGPQRRPVLPHVGPPHPPFLQARCYEVGQALYGAPSQAPLPHSRSFTAPPVSGRYYADFLYPPELSARLSDLTLEGEQSSSSDPQTPGTLV, from the exons ATGGGAAGGGAACCAAGGTATCAGGGCCAAGTGGGTCCAGACGTCGACACAGATTCTATGAGG GCCTTGTCCAGCCATCAGCCACTGCCTCTCAACAGCACCAGGATGGAAGTCAAAGGTCAGCTGATCAGCTCTCCTACCTTCAGTGCCCCAG CTGCCCTATTTGGAGAGGCTGCCCCCCAGGTGAAGTCAGAGCGTCTTCGGGGGCTGCTTGACCGGCAGCGGGCCCTGCAGGAGGCCCTGAGCCTGAAACTCCAGGAGCTCCGCAAAGTGTGTCTCCAGGAGGCG GAGCTGACTGGCCACCTGCCCCCTGAGTGTCCACTGGAACCTGGAGAACGGCCCCAGTTGGTCCGCCGGCGGCTCCCGGCAGCCCGTGCCTACCCTCCACCACATCCCAACCCAGCGCACCACTCCTTGTGCCCTGCTGAG GAACTGGCTCTTGAGGCCTTGGAGCGCGAGGTGTCCGTGCAGCAGCAGATCACAGCAGCTGCCCGCCGCCTGGCCCTGGCCCCTGAGCTGAGCGCCGAGCAGCGCCGGCGCCGGCGCCAGGTCCAGGCAGATGCACTGCGGAGGCTGCATGAGCTGGAGGAGCAACTTAGGGACATCCGGGCCCGCCTTGGCCTCCCGGTGCTCCCGCCACCCCAGCCATTGCCACTGTCCACGGGGGCAGTTCTCTCCGCCCAGGGAGTGTGCCTGGGCACGCGCCTAGCTCAGCTCAGCCAAG AGGATGTTGTTCTGCACTCGGAGAGCAGCTCCCTCTCAGAGTCTGGGGCCAGCCATGATAATG AGGAGCCCCGTGCCTGCTTCTCTGTGGCCGAGCGCCCCTCACCACCCAAGGCCTGGGACCAGCTTCGGGCAGTGTCTGGAGGAAGCCCTGAGCGGCGAACGCCATGGAAACCACCCCCGTCAGATCTTTATGGGGACCTGAAGAGCCGGCGGAACTCAGTGGCCAGCCCTACCAG CCCCACACGCTCGCTGCCCAGGAGTGCCTCCAGTTTTGAGGGGCGAAGTGTGCCTGCTACCCCTGTCCTCGCCCGGGGCACTGGCCCCCAGCTCTGCAA ACCCGAAGGCCTGCACTCTCGCCAGTGGTCCGGCAGCCAGGACTCCCAGATGGGCTTCCCCCGGGCGGACCCTGCCTCCGATCGCGCCTCCCTCTTCGCAGCTCGCACCCGCCGCAGCAACAGCTCGGAGGCCCTGCTGGTAGACCGGGCAGCTGGTGGAGGAGCCGGCTCTCCACCTACCCCTCTGGCTCCCCCTGCTGCCGGCCCCCCAGTTTGCAAGAGCAGTGAGGTGCTGTATGAACGCCCCCAACCAACCCCTGCCTTCTCCTCCCGCACAACCGGTCCCCCAGACCCTCCCCGAGCTGCCCGGCCTAGCTCAGCTGCCCCTGCCTCCCGGGGAGCCCCCCGGCTCCCTCCTGTGTGTGGGGACTTCCTCTTGGACTATTCCCTGGACCGGGGCCTGCCCCGAGGTAGCGGCGGGGCAGGCTGGGGGGAGCTGCTGCCTACACCTGAGGTCCCAGGACCCCTCACCCGCCGGGATGGGCTCCTCACCATGCTCCCTGGCCCACCACCTGTGTACACAGCTGACggcagcagccccctcctccGCAGCAAGGACCCCCACACCCGGGGCACCCGCATCAAGCCCTGTGGCCTGCCCCCAGATGCTGCTGAGGGTCCAGAGGTGCATCCAAATCCTCTGCTGTGGATGCCCCCACCCACGCGTATCCCCCTGGCTGGGGAACGCAGTGGCCATAAGAACCTTGCCCTGGAGGGGCTGCGGGACTGGTACATCCGGAACTCAGGCCTGGCTGCGGGGCCCCAGCGCCGGCCTGTGCTTCCTCACGTGGGCCCGCCACACCCACCCTTCCTCCAGGCCCGCTGCTATGAGGTGGGCCAGGCGCTGTACGGGGCCCCCAGCCAGGCGCCACTCCCACACTCGAGGAGTTTCACGGCGCCCCCTGTCTCTGGCAG ATACTACGCGGACTTCCTGTACCCCCCGGAGCTGAGCGCTCGCTTAAGTGACCTGACGCTAGAGGGGGAACAGTCCTCCAGTTCTGACCCCCAGACCCCGGGGACATTGGTCTGA
- the TFE3 gene encoding transcription factor E3 isoform X2 — MSSSSSSRVLLRQQLMRAQAQEQERRERQEQAAAAPFPSPAPASPAISVVGVSAGGHTLSRPPPAQVPREVLKVQTHLENPTRYHLQQARRQQVKQYLSTTLGPKLASQALTPPPGPTSAQPLPAPETAHATGPTGSAPNSPMALLTIGSSSEKEIDDVIDEIISLESSYNDEMLSYLPGGTAGLQLPSTLPVSGNLLDVYSSQGVATPAITVSNSCPAELPNIKREISETEAKALLKERQKKDNHNLIERRRRFNINDRIKELGTLIPKSSDPEMRWNKGTILKASVDYIRKLQKEQQRSKDLESRQRSLEQANRSLQLRIQELELQAQIHGLPVPPTPGLLSLATTSASDSLKPEQLDIEEESRPGTVTFHVGGGSTQNAPHQQPPAPPSDALLDLHFPSDHLGDLGDPFHLGLEDILMEEEEGVVGGLSGGALSPLRAASDPLLSSVSPAVSKASSRRSSFSMEEES, encoded by the exons ATGTCATCATCTTCTTCGTCGCGTGTCTTGCTGCGACAGCAGCTGATGCGGGCCCAGGCGCAAGAGCAGGAGAGGCGTGAGCGTCAGGAACAGGCTGCAGCTGCTCCCTTCCCCAGTCCTGCACCTGCCTCTCCTGCCATCTCTGTGGTTGGCGTTTCTGCTGGGGGCCACACATTAAGCCGTCCACCCCCTGCTCAGGTGCCTAGGGAGGTGCTTAAG GTGCAGACTCACCTAGAGAACCCAACGCGCTACCACCTGCAGCAGGCACGCCGGCAGCAGGTGAAACAGTACCTGTCTACCACACTTGGGCCCAAGCTGGCTTCCCAGGCCCTCACCCCACCACCAGGGCCCACGAGTGCCCAGCCATTGCCTGCCCCTGAGACTGCCCACGCTACCGGCCCCACAGGCAGTGCTCCCAACAGTCCCATGGCACTGCTCACCATTGGCTCCAGCTCAGAAAAGGAG ATTGATGATGTCATTGATGAGATCATCAGCCTGGAGTCCAGTTACAATGATGAGATGCTCAGCTATCTGCCCGGAGGCACCGCAGGGCTGCAGCTCCCCAGCACG CTGCCTGTGTCAGGGAATCTGCTTGATGTGTACAGCAGTCAGGGCGTGGCCACGCCAGCCATCACTGTCAGCAACTCCTGCCCAGCTGAGCTGCCCAACATCAAACGGGAGATCTCCG AGACTGAGGCAAAGGCCCTTTTGAAGGAACGGCAGAAGAAAGACAATCACAACCTCA TTGAGCGTCGCAGGCGATTCAACATTAACGATAGGATCAAAGAGCTGGGCACCCTCATCCCCAAGTCCAGTGACCC GGAGATGCGCTGGAACAAGGGCACCATTCTGAAGGCCTCTGTGGATTACATCCGCAAGTTGCAGAAGGAGCAACAGCGCTCCAAAGACCTGGAGAGCCGGCAGCGATCCCTGGAGCAGGCCAACCGCAGTCTGCAGCTCCGAATTCAG GAGCTAGAACTGCAAGCTCAGATCCATGGTCTGCCGGTACCTCCCACCCCAGGGCTACTCTCCCTGGCCACAACCTCGGCCTCTGACAGTCTCAAGCCAGAGCAGCTGGACATTGAGGAGGAGAGCAGGCCAGGCACAGTGACGTTTCATGTAGGGGGGGGATCTACCCAGAATGCTCCCCATCAGCAGCCCCCAGCACCACCCTCGGATGCCCTTCTGGACCTGCACTTTCCCAGTGATCACCTGGGGGACCTGGGAGACCCCTTCCACCTGGGGCTGGAGGACATTctgatggaggaggaggagggggtggtgggaggaCTGTCGGGGGGTGCCCTGTCCCCACTGCGGGCTGCCTCTGACCCCCTGCTCTCATCAGTATCCCCGGCTGTCTCCAAGGCCAGCAGCCGCCGCAGCAGCTTCAGCATGGAGGAGGAGTCCTGA